Proteins from one bacterium genomic window:
- a CDS encoding DUF302 domain-containing protein, whose amino-acid sequence MISIEGVPTIMPIRWLPVVLMFLIGHAPAAAFDVADFPMDGMVVLETPHAFGELVSRVEQAITDHKMGLVTQASASVGAAGRGVIIPGNRVVGVFRPDFAVRMLAASLPAGFEAPLRFYLVENPDGKAALAYRKPSAVFGPYGSQELDRLAEELDPIFSGIAAQAAAPR is encoded by the coding sequence ATGATCTCGATTGAAGGAGTCCCCACGATCATGCCGATCCGATGGCTTCCCGTGGTCTTGATGTTTCTGATCGGACACGCCCCAGCCGCAGCGTTCGATGTGGCGGACTTCCCGATGGACGGCATGGTCGTCCTCGAGACGCCCCACGCGTTCGGCGAACTCGTGAGCCGCGTCGAGCAGGCGATCACCGATCACAAGATGGGTCTGGTCACCCAGGCCTCGGCCAGTGTTGGCGCGGCGGGCCGCGGCGTCATCATCCCAGGCAATCGAGTCGTGGGTGTCTTCCGCCCCGATTTTGCTGTGCGCATGCTCGCCGCCAGCCTCCCCGCCGGGTTCGAGGCGCCGCTCCGCTTCTATCTCGTCGAGAACCCGGACGGCAAGGCCGCACTTGCCTACCGCAAGCCGAGCGCCGTGTTCGGGCCGTACGGCAGCCAAGAACTCGATCGCCTGGCCGAGGAGCTGGACCCGATCTTCTCGGGGATCGCAGCGCAGGCAGCGGCTCCTCGTTAG
- a CDS encoding solute-binding protein, with protein MRRPLRSSLTGFFLAGILLAALAAIGDESERFVLLQSTTSTQNTGLLDDLIPRFKAATGIDVRVVAVGTGQALKNARNGDGDLLLVHARDREDAFVAAGFGIERRDVMYNDFVLVGPAEDPAGIRGGKDAPAALRSIASHEAVFASRGDDSGTHTKERALWAAAHIDPGQASRTWYRETGTGMGATLNTAVAMQAYVLTDRGTWISFRNKRGHEILVEGDPRLMNPYGVILVNPEKHPHIKAEDGRAFIGWLTGPAGQKAIAAFQIDGEQLFFPNANGTPEAASGH; from the coding sequence ATGCGGCGCCCCCTTCGCTCTTCACTCACCGGGTTCTTTCTCGCCGGCATCCTCCTGGCAGCGCTTGCAGCGATCGGGGATGAATCCGAGCGCTTCGTACTCCTTCAATCCACGACCTCGACCCAGAACACGGGCCTGCTCGATGATCTGATTCCCCGCTTCAAGGCAGCCACCGGCATCGATGTGCGGGTGGTCGCGGTGGGCACAGGCCAGGCGCTGAAGAACGCGCGAAACGGCGACGGGGACTTGTTGCTCGTGCACGCCCGCGATCGGGAGGACGCCTTCGTCGCAGCCGGTTTCGGCATCGAGCGGCGAGACGTCATGTACAACGATTTCGTCCTCGTCGGCCCCGCCGAAGATCCGGCTGGAATTCGGGGCGGGAAGGATGCACCTGCAGCACTCCGCAGCATCGCGAGCCACGAGGCCGTCTTTGCCTCCCGCGGCGATGACAGTGGTACGCATACGAAAGAGCGCGCGCTCTGGGCTGCAGCCCACATCGACCCGGGCCAGGCGAGCCGTACCTGGTATCGGGAGACGGGAACGGGAATGGGCGCCACACTGAACACGGCCGTGGCGATGCAAGCCTACGTACTGACAGACCGGGGCACCTGGATCAGCTTCCGGAACAAGCGTGGCCATGAGATCCTGGTCGAAGGCGATCCGCGCCTCATGAACCCCTACGGCGTGATCCTCGTGAACCCCGAGAAGCACCCCCACATCAAGGCGGAGGACGGCCGCGCCTTCATCGGTTGGCTCACAGGCCCTGCTGGCCAGAAGGCGATCGCTGCTTTCCAGATCGACGGCGAGCAACTCTTCTTTCCGAACGCGAACGGCACCCCGGAGGCCGCTTCCGGGCACTAG
- a CDS encoding LysR family transcriptional regulator, which yields MTRVRMGFYFGADEVHKLGPGKVALLEAVGEHGSISAAARALGLAYGRAWERINDLNECFKTPVIETSARGTALTPFGAELVDTFHSMEAAALRAIGKDLRRLEKQVRSR from the coding sequence ATGACACGCGTTCGGATGGGTTTCTACTTCGGCGCGGACGAAGTCCACAAACTCGGCCCGGGCAAGGTCGCCCTGCTCGAAGCCGTCGGCGAGCACGGATCGATCTCCGCCGCGGCAAGGGCGCTTGGCCTCGCCTACGGGCGCGCGTGGGAGCGCATCAACGATCTGAACGAGTGTTTCAAGACACCCGTCATCGAGACATCCGCCCGGGGCACGGCGCTCACGCCGTTCGGCGCGGAACTCGTCGACACGTTTCACTCCATGGAAGCCGCCGCCCTGCGCGCCATCGGGAAAGACCTCCGCAGGCTCGAGAAGCAGGTCCGCTCCCGCTGA
- a CDS encoding ammonium transporter has translation MLARLSSFAPILALLIAAPALAENELDTGDTAWILASTALVLFMTLPGLALFYGGLVRTKNVLSVLMQCLALAAVITVLWTAFGYSLAFAEGGALIGGFDKSFLRGITADTLFGTIPEVLFFVFQMTFAIITPALMVGAFAERMKFSSMMWFCVLWLVVVYLPICHMTWGGGWFSELGVFDFAGGIVVHITAGIGALVACIVIGPRNGYPTTPMLPHNLTMCVTGTGMLWVGWYGFNGGSALGANGGAAMAAVVTQISAATAACAWMAIEWVRYGKPSVLGVATGAIAGLAAVTPASGYIGPVGGLAIGLASGVVCYLAATSIKRTIGYDDSLDVFGVHGVGGFVGTVLAAVFASEIFGGNQGALSIGSQFGIQLLAAVVTIVYTAAASWVILKGIEALIGLRVTDEDETRGLDVSLHEERGYDY, from the coding sequence ATGCTTGCCCGTCTGTCTTCCTTCGCCCCGATCCTGGCCCTGCTGATCGCAGCTCCCGCGCTTGCGGAGAACGAGCTCGACACCGGTGATACAGCCTGGATCCTGGCCTCGACCGCGTTGGTCCTGTTCATGACGCTGCCGGGCCTGGCGCTCTTCTACGGCGGCCTGGTCCGCACCAAGAACGTGCTCTCGGTCTTGATGCAATGCCTCGCACTCGCGGCCGTGATCACCGTGTTGTGGACGGCCTTCGGCTATAGCCTGGCCTTCGCCGAGGGCGGGGCGCTGATCGGAGGGTTCGACAAGAGCTTCCTTCGCGGGATCACTGCGGACACCCTCTTTGGAACGATCCCCGAGGTGCTCTTCTTCGTCTTCCAGATGACCTTCGCCATCATCACACCCGCGCTGATGGTCGGCGCCTTCGCCGAGCGCATGAAGTTCAGCTCCATGATGTGGTTCTGCGTCTTGTGGCTGGTGGTCGTCTATCTCCCGATCTGCCACATGACCTGGGGAGGCGGTTGGTTCAGCGAACTCGGTGTCTTCGATTTTGCGGGCGGAATCGTCGTGCACATCACTGCGGGCATCGGAGCCCTGGTCGCCTGCATCGTGATCGGGCCGCGGAACGGCTACCCGACGACGCCCATGCTTCCCCACAACCTCACGATGTGCGTCACGGGCACCGGCATGCTCTGGGTGGGTTGGTACGGCTTCAATGGCGGCAGTGCCCTCGGCGCGAACGGCGGCGCCGCAATGGCCGCCGTCGTCACGCAGATCTCTGCAGCCACCGCGGCGTGCGCCTGGATGGCGATCGAATGGGTGCGCTACGGCAAACCCAGCGTGCTCGGCGTCGCAACCGGTGCCATTGCCGGCCTGGCTGCAGTGACACCGGCATCCGGCTACATCGGGCCGGTCGGCGGCCTGGCGATCGGCCTCGCTTCGGGCGTCGTCTGCTACCTCGCCGCCACCAGCATCAAGCGGACGATCGGCTACGACGATTCGCTCGACGTGTTCGGCGTTCACGGTGTGGGCGGTTTCGTCGGCACCGTGCTCGCCGCCGTGTTCGCCTCGGAGATCTTCGGCGGAAACCAGGGCGCGCTATCGATCGGCTCCCAATTCGGCATCCAACTCCTGGCGGCCGTCGTCACCATCGTCTACACGGCAGCCGCGAGCTGGGTGATCCTGAAAGGCATCGAAGCCCTGATCGGCCTGCGCGTGACAGATGAAGACGAAACCCGCGGCCTCGATGTGAGCCTCCACGAGGAACGCGGCTACGACTACTAG
- a CDS encoding DUF4262 domain-containing protein, whose protein sequence is MSDGTDEIEARVRHDIEQHGWHLVLIPPEDPAPGWAHTIGLFERFEHPELLTFGIDLQVLAGLLNHLGAAIQRGARFAAGDEPAGLLERGALAFRDIRPKWQELFLGNAAWHYKRADVPALQCFWPDPGGHLPWQPESDPAWRGDQPLLYEATTQAAIPEPLIESLRREGAL, encoded by the coding sequence ATGAGTGACGGCACGGACGAGATCGAGGCGCGCGTTCGCCACGACATCGAGCAGCACGGCTGGCACCTCGTGCTCATCCCGCCGGAAGATCCTGCGCCGGGCTGGGCCCACACGATCGGGCTCTTCGAACGCTTCGAGCATCCTGAGCTCCTGACCTTCGGGATCGACCTTCAGGTGTTGGCCGGCTTGCTCAACCATCTCGGTGCGGCCATCCAGCGCGGCGCGCGGTTCGCCGCGGGGGACGAACCGGCCGGGCTTCTGGAGCGGGGGGCTCTCGCCTTCCGCGACATCCGTCCGAAGTGGCAAGAGCTCTTCCTGGGCAACGCCGCGTGGCACTACAAGCGCGCTGACGTACCCGCCCTTCAATGTTTCTGGCCCGATCCCGGCGGGCACCTCCCGTGGCAGCCCGAATCCGACCCGGCCTGGCGTGGGGACCAACCGCTGCTCTACGAGGCCACCACCCAGGCCGCCATCCCCGAGCCCTTGATTGAATCCCTTCGGCGAGAAGGCGCTCTCTGA
- a CDS encoding DEAD/DEAH box helicase, which produces MLLRLELLEAFRCDVAAHDAPRLAASLACVDELFDRVREEAAKGAWSRGVELARSDAVTREGGDDSEQILRVRPSSGVIHPTVVLYVEDAEWECDCPGGEDPCEHVAAGVIALRRAAREGTELPNAGEGRSGGRIVYRLARTGDGLAFERFIVDGERERRLETTLTALATGRVEGPSVGATQADLAVERALGTRHSGPMPRGVMRSLLAALENCGEVELDGEPIRTRGEPVTTIVRLTSAAGGFRLQSALEPPIEEEFGAGFVRCGDEIRELAPSRLTGREAEDLGRGRTIDAEDLPELLADVLPDLESRVEVRIETDALPDTQRVPPRLVLETERQGDELAVLPLLVYGDPPTARVDAGRLVHLGGAVPIRDEVQEKRLTERLRTTLGLAVGHRSVLDAASALELVPMMSRLATVRGEPERNFHRVAGLDARLEIDDDRVALNFASPEGQAEASAEAVLSAWRHGRSLVPLEGGGFAPLPADWLARYGRQVADLLAARDADGRVAPAVLPDLGRLCVDLDHPPPPSLEPLLQLLEGPGTLPEAPLPADLRGELRDYQKEGTRWLAFLRQARLGGLLADDMGLGKTLQALCAIGPGTLVVAPTSLLANWEEEIQRFRPGLSVRIYHGAGRSLDGSADVTLTTYALLRRDRENLTARHWQAVILDEAQAIKNPNSQVAQAAYQLRADQRITLTGTPVENRLEELWSQLHFLNPGLLGGRSDFEERYARPIGDGDEAALEHLRVRLRPFVLRRRKSEVAPELPPRTEMVLHCVLSDEERAVYDAVLAATRDEVVQQLQGGGNVLAALEALLRLRQACCHPQLLPGQSLDVSAKLALLSDRLETAVAEGHKALVFSQWTSLLDLVEPRLREAGLAFTRLDGSTRDRGAVVREFSEPDGPPIFLISLRAGGTGLNLTAADHVFLLDPWWNPAVEAQAADRAHRIGQESPVFVYRMVAENTVEERILALQDKKRELADAALSEAGAAGSITREDLLALLA; this is translated from the coding sequence ATGCTCCTCCGCCTGGAGCTTCTTGAAGCCTTCCGCTGTGATGTAGCTGCCCACGACGCCCCCAGGCTAGCGGCTAGTCTCGCGTGCGTGGATGAGCTTTTCGATCGCGTGCGGGAAGAAGCCGCCAAGGGCGCATGGTCCCGTGGCGTGGAGCTGGCGCGGTCGGATGCCGTGACCCGTGAAGGGGGAGACGACAGCGAGCAGATCCTCCGGGTGCGGCCCTCCTCCGGGGTGATCCACCCGACGGTCGTGCTGTACGTGGAGGATGCCGAGTGGGAATGCGATTGTCCCGGCGGCGAAGATCCCTGCGAGCATGTGGCCGCCGGCGTGATCGCGCTGCGTCGCGCCGCACGTGAGGGAACCGAGCTACCGAACGCCGGCGAGGGAAGAAGCGGAGGGCGCATCGTCTACCGTCTCGCACGCACGGGCGACGGCCTCGCTTTCGAGCGCTTCATCGTCGATGGCGAGCGGGAGCGACGCCTCGAGACGACGCTTACCGCCCTCGCAACCGGCCGGGTCGAGGGCCCCTCCGTGGGTGCCACCCAGGCCGATCTGGCCGTCGAGCGAGCGCTCGGCACACGCCACTCCGGGCCGATGCCCCGCGGAGTGATGCGCAGCCTGCTCGCGGCGCTGGAGAACTGCGGCGAGGTCGAGCTCGACGGCGAGCCCATCCGCACGCGCGGAGAGCCCGTCACGACGATCGTGCGCCTGACTTCCGCAGCGGGTGGATTTCGTTTGCAGTCGGCCCTGGAGCCGCCGATCGAAGAGGAATTCGGTGCCGGCTTCGTTCGCTGCGGAGACGAGATTCGCGAGCTGGCACCCAGTCGGCTCACCGGCCGTGAGGCCGAAGACCTGGGGCGCGGACGAACCATCGATGCAGAAGATCTTCCCGAACTACTGGCCGACGTCCTTCCGGATCTGGAAAGCCGTGTCGAAGTCCGCATCGAGACGGATGCCCTGCCCGATACCCAACGCGTTCCCCCGCGGCTCGTCCTGGAAACGGAGCGCCAGGGGGACGAACTGGCCGTGCTCCCCCTCCTCGTCTACGGCGATCCTCCCACGGCGCGGGTGGATGCCGGGCGCCTCGTGCACCTCGGCGGCGCCGTGCCGATCCGGGATGAAGTGCAGGAGAAACGCCTGACCGAACGCCTGCGAACGACCTTGGGGCTCGCCGTCGGGCACCGTTCCGTTCTGGACGCTGCGAGCGCCCTCGAACTGGTCCCGATGATGTCGCGGCTCGCGACCGTGCGCGGCGAACCCGAGCGAAACTTTCATCGGGTCGCCGGCCTCGATGCGCGGCTCGAGATCGATGACGATCGCGTCGCCCTGAACTTCGCCTCGCCGGAAGGCCAAGCGGAGGCTTCGGCGGAAGCCGTCCTCTCCGCCTGGCGCCACGGCCGCTCGCTCGTTCCGCTCGAAGGCGGCGGTTTCGCTCCCTTGCCCGCCGATTGGCTCGCCCGCTATGGCCGCCAGGTGGCCGATCTACTCGCTGCGCGAGATGCCGACGGACGGGTCGCGCCGGCCGTCCTACCGGACCTCGGCCGCTTGTGCGTCGATCTCGACCACCCGCCCCCGCCCTCCCTTGAACCCCTGCTTCAACTCCTCGAGGGGCCCGGAACACTTCCCGAGGCGCCGCTGCCCGCCGATCTTCGCGGTGAGCTACGCGACTATCAGAAAGAGGGCACGCGCTGGCTGGCCTTCTTGCGCCAGGCCCGGCTCGGCGGGCTACTCGCCGATGACATGGGCCTCGGCAAGACTCTCCAGGCCCTTTGTGCCATTGGCCCGGGCACCCTCGTCGTCGCGCCGACCAGCCTGCTCGCGAACTGGGAAGAGGAGATCCAACGTTTCCGCCCCGGCCTCTCGGTGCGCATCTATCACGGCGCAGGGCGAAGTCTCGATGGGTCGGCCGACGTGACCCTCACGACCTATGCGCTGTTGCGGCGGGATCGGGAGAATTTGACGGCTCGCCACTGGCAGGCGGTGATCCTCGACGAGGCCCAGGCGATCAAGAACCCGAACAGCCAGGTCGCCCAGGCTGCCTATCAGCTTCGCGCTGACCAACGCATCACATTGACCGGCACGCCCGTCGAGAACCGCCTCGAAGAGTTGTGGAGCCAGCTCCACTTCTTGAACCCCGGCCTGCTCGGCGGGCGGAGCGATTTCGAGGAACGTTATGCCCGCCCGATTGGCGACGGCGACGAAGCGGCGCTCGAGCACCTTCGGGTTCGACTACGACCTTTCGTCTTGCGGCGGCGAAAATCGGAGGTTGCACCGGAGCTCCCGCCGCGCACGGAAATGGTGCTCCACTGCGTGCTTTCCGACGAAGAACGGGCTGTCTACGATGCGGTGCTCGCGGCGACGCGCGACGAGGTCGTCCAACAACTCCAGGGCGGAGGCAATGTGCTCGCCGCGCTCGAAGCCCTGCTGCGTCTCCGCCAGGCCTGTTGCCACCCGCAGCTCCTGCCCGGGCAGAGCCTCGACGTTTCGGCCAAGCTGGCGCTCCTCTCGGACAGGCTCGAAACCGCCGTCGCCGAAGGGCATAAGGCGCTCGTGTTCTCCCAATGGACTTCACTGTTGGATCTGGTCGAACCCCGCCTGCGTGAAGCCGGACTGGCCTTCACCCGGCTCGACGGTTCGACCCGCGATCGCGGAGCCGTCGTACGAGAATTCTCGGAGCCCGACGGCCCGCCGATCTTTCTGATCTCCCTGCGCGCTGGGGGTACCGGACTCAACTTGACCGCTGCAGATCACGTCTTCCTGCTCGATCCCTGGTGGAACCCGGCGGTCGAAGCCCAGGCTGCAGACCGCGCTCACCGGATCGGCCAGGAAAGCCCGGTCTTCGTCTACCGGATGGTCGCAGAGAACACGGTCGAAGAGCGGATCCTGGCCCTCCAGGACAAGAAGCGAGAGCTCGCCGATGCCGCGCTCTCCGAGGCCGGCGCCGCGGGAAGCATCACACGAGAGGATCTGCTTGCCCTTCTCGCCTGA
- the greB gene encoding transcription elongation factor GreB translates to MGSYITAEGFKKLQAEEHRLWKVERPRVTREVSEAAALGDRSENAEYIYGKKRLREIDRRLRYLAKRMDELTVVSPSREQAGRVFFGAFVRVEDPEGAEAEYQLVGPDESDLSEGRLSIESPLGRALLGKAEGDEVQVPRPRDGGIGIFEVVGIRYVWDDAST, encoded by the coding sequence GTGGGCAGCTACATCACAGCGGAAGGCTTCAAGAAGCTCCAGGCGGAGGAGCATCGCCTATGGAAGGTCGAGCGCCCCCGCGTGACCCGTGAGGTCTCCGAAGCTGCTGCGCTGGGCGATCGTTCGGAGAATGCCGAGTACATCTATGGCAAGAAGCGGCTGCGAGAGATCGACCGGCGGCTGCGATATCTGGCCAAGCGGATGGATGAACTCACCGTCGTTTCGCCCTCTCGCGAGCAGGCAGGGAGAGTCTTCTTTGGTGCATTCGTCCGCGTCGAGGATCCGGAGGGAGCTGAAGCCGAGTACCAACTGGTCGGGCCGGACGAGTCCGACCTCTCGGAAGGCCGGCTCAGCATCGAATCTCCGCTGGGCAGGGCGCTACTCGGAAAGGCGGAAGGCGACGAGGTGCAGGTGCCGAGGCCCCGGGACGGAGGCATCGGGATCTTCGAGGTCGTCGGGATCCGGTACGTCTGGGACGACGCCTCCACGTGA
- a CDS encoding gamma-glutamylcyclotransferase, with amino-acid sequence MSSSRERADGSGANELWVFGYGSLVWRPSFPFLERRPASIRGWTRRFWQGSTDHRGVPGAPGRVVTLVRESDAECWGAAYRIAGSEIPDVMAHLDWREKGGYERAEESFHLREPEDIAEGVLYVATATNPNYLGPAPLGEIADQVRRSSGPSGPNPEYVLRLATALREMDAEDAHVFALAELLGVD; translated from the coding sequence GTGAGCTCTTCTCGCGAGCGGGCCGACGGATCCGGGGCGAACGAACTCTGGGTGTTCGGCTACGGCTCCCTGGTGTGGCGCCCCTCGTTTCCCTTTCTCGAGCGCAGGCCGGCGAGCATTCGCGGCTGGACGCGACGCTTCTGGCAAGGCTCGACAGATCATCGCGGCGTTCCGGGTGCTCCCGGCCGCGTGGTGACCCTGGTGCGGGAGAGCGACGCCGAGTGCTGGGGCGCGGCGTATCGCATCGCGGGGAGCGAGATTCCCGACGTGATGGCGCATCTGGATTGGCGAGAGAAGGGCGGCTACGAGCGAGCGGAGGAGAGCTTCCATCTGCGCGAGCCGGAAGATATTGCCGAGGGTGTCTTGTACGTCGCGACCGCTACCAACCCCAACTACCTGGGACCCGCACCGCTCGGGGAGATCGCCGACCAGGTGCGCCGCTCCTCCGGGCCGAGCGGGCCAAACCCTGAATACGTGCTGCGCCTGGCAACGGCGCTTCGGGAGATGGATGCCGAGGATGCCCACGTCTTTGCCCTGGCAGAACTCCTCGGTGTCGATTGA